The Papaver somniferum cultivar HN1 unplaced genomic scaffold, ASM357369v1 unplaced-scaffold_107, whole genome shotgun sequence genome includes a region encoding these proteins:
- the LOC113328103 gene encoding uncharacterized protein LOC113328103: protein MTACNPVATPVDTNSKLSATSGPALKDPTLYRSLAGALQYLTFTRPDISYAVQQVCLFMHDPREPHMQALRRILRYLQGTIEHGLFLSVSTISGIHAYSDADWAGCPDSRRSTSGFCIFLRDNLVSWSSKRQATVSLSSAEAEY, encoded by the coding sequence ATGACTGCCTGCAATCCAGTGGCCACTCCGGTCGACACCAACTCCAAGCTTAGCGCTACCTCTGGACCAGCTCTTAAGGATCCTACTCTATATCGAAGTTTGGCTGGGGCTTTACAGTATCTTACTTTTACTCGACCGGACATATCTTACGCGGTTCAACAGGTATGTTTATTCATGCACGACCCTAGAGAACCTCACATGCAGGCGCTTCGGCGTATACTTCGGTACCTCCAGGGCACTATCGAACATGGGTTATTTTTATCTGTATCCACCATTTCTGGCATCCatgcatactctgatgctgattgggcgggctGTCCTGATTCACGACGATCTACCTCTGGTTTCTGCATTTTTTTGCGTGACAACCTTGTTTCTTGGTCTTCCAAACGTCAGGCGACTGTCTCCCTCTccagtgctgaagctgaatattga